Proteins from a single region of Halorubrum sp. 2020YC2:
- a CDS encoding proteasome-activating nucleotidase, protein MSDTVDDVDMPYDEGSASKQEKIDSLQERLDVLESQNEEMRDKLLDANAENNKYQQKLERLTHENKKLKQSPLFVATVQEITPDGAVIKQHGNNQEALTEITDELREKLDPDDRVAVNNSLSVVKKLEKETDVRARVMQVEHSPDVTYADIGGLEDQMQEVRETVEMPLEHPDMFEDVGITPPSGVLLYGPPGTGKTMLAKAVANETDATFIKMAGSELVHKFIGEGAKLVRDLFEVARENQPAVLFIDEIDAIASKRTDSKTSGDAEVQRTMMQLLSEMDGFDERGEVRIIAATNRFDMLDPAILRPGRFDRLIEVPKPETEGREIIFQIHTRNMNLADGVDFAELAELTPEASGADIKAICTEAGMFAIRDDRTEVTLDDFLEAHEKLQQDEETNADDSLAFA, encoded by the coding sequence ATGAGCGACACGGTCGATGACGTCGACATGCCCTACGACGAGGGATCGGCGTCGAAACAGGAGAAGATCGACTCCTTACAGGAGCGGCTCGACGTCTTAGAGTCCCAAAACGAGGAGATGCGCGACAAACTCCTCGACGCCAACGCGGAGAACAACAAGTACCAGCAGAAGCTCGAACGGCTCACCCACGAGAACAAGAAGCTGAAACAGTCCCCGCTGTTCGTGGCGACGGTCCAAGAGATCACGCCCGACGGCGCCGTCATCAAACAGCACGGCAACAACCAGGAGGCGCTCACCGAGATCACCGACGAACTGCGCGAGAAGCTCGACCCCGACGACCGCGTCGCGGTCAACAACTCGCTGTCGGTGGTCAAGAAGCTGGAGAAGGAGACCGACGTCCGCGCCCGCGTGATGCAGGTCGAGCACTCCCCGGACGTCACCTACGCCGACATCGGCGGGCTCGAAGACCAGATGCAGGAGGTCCGCGAGACCGTCGAGATGCCGCTCGAACACCCCGACATGTTCGAGGACGTGGGCATAACGCCCCCGAGCGGCGTCCTGCTGTACGGGCCGCCCGGGACGGGCAAGACGATGCTCGCGAAGGCCGTCGCCAACGAGACGGACGCGACGTTCATCAAGATGGCCGGCTCGGAGCTGGTTCACAAGTTCATCGGCGAGGGCGCGAAGCTGGTCCGGGACCTGTTCGAGGTCGCCCGCGAGAACCAGCCCGCCGTCCTCTTCATCGACGAGATCGACGCGATCGCCTCGAAGCGGACCGACTCGAAAACGTCGGGCGACGCCGAGGTGCAGCGGACGATGATGCAGCTGCTCTCCGAGATGGACGGCTTCGACGAGCGTGGCGAGGTCCGCATCATCGCCGCGACCAACCGCTTCGACATGCTCGACCCCGCTATCCTGCGTCCCGGCCGCTTCGACCGCCTCATCGAGGTGCCCAAGCCGGAGACCGAGGGCCGCGAGATCATCTTCCAGATCCACACCCGCAACATGAATCTGGCCGACGGGGTCGACTTCGCGGAGCTGGCCGAGCTGACGCCCGAGGCGTCCGGGGCCGACATCAAGGCGATCTGTACGGAGGCCGGGATGTTCGCCATCCGCGACGACCGCACGGAGGTCACGCTCGACGACTTCCTCGAAGCCCACGAGAAGCTCCAGCAGGACGAGGAGACGAACGCCGACGACTCGCTGGCGTTCGCCTGA
- a CDS encoding DHHA1 domain-containing protein → MRAMSAADDRLSQAQAVLRENPEIAVGAALVALITVAVVLIALRARRTPGVRFRRLLAGEEEITVLMHPNPDPDAMSAAVGVASLADQVDVDATVQYPGQIRHQENRAFRTVLDLELEPIEHVSDLAAESVVLVDHNEPRGFAGADGVLPTAVVDHHPGDGAGESFTDVRTDYGATASVVAEYFQDNDAVPVPPDKHASETGSDLTLSTETATGLLYGILADTKHLTVGASEPDFAAAAYLYPGVDQDRLDRIANPAVDAEVLEVKARAIAGRRVEGSFGVADVGGVNNVDAIPQAADELIQLEGVSAVVVIGERDGTVHLSGRSRDDRVHMGNAIAAVLEDVDNGNGGGHSRMGGGTIEPEVDPTGEGESGTVDRDALADGLFRAMAGDV, encoded by the coding sequence ATGCGAGCCATGAGCGCGGCCGACGACCGGCTCTCGCAGGCGCAAGCCGTGCTCCGGGAGAACCCGGAGATCGCCGTCGGCGCGGCGCTCGTCGCCCTGATCACCGTCGCGGTCGTCCTGATCGCGCTCCGCGCCCGACGGACGCCGGGCGTCAGGTTCCGGCGGCTGCTGGCCGGCGAAGAGGAGATCACGGTGCTGATGCACCCGAACCCGGACCCGGACGCGATGTCGGCGGCCGTCGGCGTGGCGTCGCTCGCGGACCAGGTCGACGTCGACGCGACCGTCCAGTACCCCGGGCAGATCCGGCACCAGGAGAACCGGGCGTTCCGGACCGTTCTCGACCTCGAACTGGAGCCGATAGAACACGTGAGCGACCTCGCGGCCGAGTCGGTCGTGCTGGTCGATCACAACGAGCCCCGCGGGTTCGCCGGTGCCGACGGCGTGTTGCCGACGGCGGTCGTGGACCACCACCCCGGAGACGGGGCCGGCGAGTCGTTCACCGACGTCCGGACCGACTACGGCGCGACCGCCTCGGTCGTCGCGGAGTACTTTCAGGACAACGACGCGGTCCCCGTCCCGCCGGACAAACACGCGAGCGAGACGGGGAGCGACCTGACCCTGTCGACGGAGACGGCGACGGGGCTGCTGTACGGAATCTTGGCCGACACGAAACACCTCACCGTCGGCGCTAGCGAGCCGGACTTCGCGGCGGCGGCGTACCTCTATCCGGGGGTCGATCAGGACCGGCTCGACCGGATCGCGAACCCCGCGGTCGACGCGGAGGTGCTGGAGGTGAAAGCCCGGGCGATCGCGGGACGGCGCGTCGAGGGGTCGTTCGGGGTCGCGGACGTCGGCGGGGTGAACAACGTCGACGCGATCCCGCAGGCCGCGGACGAGTTGATCCAACTGGAGGGCGTCAGCGCGGTCGTAGTGATCGGGGAGCGTGACGGGACGGTCCACCTGTCCGGACGGTCGCGAGACGACCGGGTCCATATGGGGAACGCCATAGCTGCGGTGCTAGAGGACGTCGACAACGGGAACGGCGGGGGCCACTCGCGAATGGGCGGCGGGACGATCGAACCCGAGGTCGACCCGACGGGAGAGGGAGAGTCGGGGACCGTCGACCGCGACGCGCTCGCGGACGGCCTGTTCCGGGCGATGGCCGGCGACGTGTGA
- a CDS encoding DUF5791 family protein, whose translation MFHEVVDADEPAAADLLAAFETLVSEAAAGVESDRLVSEIGLSEADAAALRDGDVAALTLADGAAVLAAANPDRGADGMVAEVRDHLLMGMATAVLDVDAIAAKIDADLTGQEVQQALEGRTAMTLGQLAEILAVIERRKP comes from the coding sequence ATGTTCCACGAGGTCGTCGACGCCGACGAGCCGGCCGCGGCGGACCTGCTCGCCGCCTTCGAGACGCTGGTTTCAGAGGCGGCGGCGGGCGTCGAGAGCGATCGGCTCGTCAGCGAAATCGGGCTGAGCGAGGCGGACGCGGCCGCCCTCCGCGACGGAGACGTCGCGGCGCTCACGCTCGCGGACGGCGCTGCCGTCCTCGCGGCGGCGAACCCGGACCGCGGCGCCGACGGGATGGTGGCGGAGGTCCGCGACCACCTGTTGATGGGGATGGCGACCGCGGTCCTCGACGTCGACGCGATCGCCGCGAAGATCGACGCCGACCTCACCGGGCAGGAGGTCCAACAGGCGTTGGAGGGGCGGACCGCGATGACGCTCGGACAGCTGGCCGAGATCCTCGCGGTCATCGAGCGCCGGAAGCCATGA
- a CDS encoding NAD-dependent epimerase/dehydratase family protein: protein MRVVVVGCGYVGLALAAQLDARGHAVTGVRRSDAGLDAVDAVGPDVEAVAADATDPESLDRLPDAEAVVFAASSGGRGADAAREVYVDGLANVVDEYGSRASPPDRLVYTSSTGVYGDHEGGWVDEETPLEPTTEKTRVLAEAERIATERAADAGIDGTVVRFAGLYGPERYRLERYVEGPVTAGYLNMVHREDAAGSVRHLLETDRARDRAVLVVDDEPVDKHAFADWLADACGVPRPEKRSKEERIAAGDLSAAAERRIRTSKRCSNALLRDLGYEFVHPTFRSGYRDAVRAYRAATE from the coding sequence ATGAGGGTCGTCGTCGTCGGCTGCGGCTACGTCGGGCTGGCGCTGGCGGCCCAGCTCGACGCCCGCGGCCACGCGGTGACCGGCGTCCGGCGGTCCGACGCCGGACTGGACGCGGTCGACGCCGTCGGCCCCGACGTCGAAGCCGTGGCCGCGGACGCGACCGACCCCGAGTCGCTCGACCGCCTCCCGGACGCGGAGGCGGTCGTCTTTGCGGCCAGTTCCGGCGGTCGCGGCGCCGACGCGGCGCGGGAGGTGTACGTCGACGGGCTGGCGAACGTCGTCGACGAGTACGGCTCGCGGGCGTCTCCGCCCGACCGGCTGGTGTACACCTCCTCGACGGGCGTGTACGGCGACCACGAGGGCGGCTGGGTCGACGAGGAGACGCCGCTCGAGCCGACCACGGAGAAGACTCGCGTCCTGGCCGAGGCCGAACGGATCGCGACGGAGCGCGCGGCCGACGCGGGGATCGACGGGACTGTCGTCCGGTTCGCGGGGCTGTACGGGCCGGAGCGGTACCGGCTAGAGCGGTACGTTGAGGGGCCGGTGACGGCCGGTTACCTGAACATGGTCCACCGCGAGGACGCGGCTGGGTCGGTCCGACACCTGCTGGAGACGGACCGCGCGCGGGACCGGGCCGTCCTCGTCGTCGACGACGAGCCGGTCGACAAGCACGCGTTCGCGGACTGGCTCGCTGACGCCTGCGGCGTCCCGCGACCGGAGAAGCGGTCGAAAGAGGAGCGGATCGCGGCCGGTGACCTCTCCGCGGCCGCGGAGCGCCGGATCCGGACGAGCAAGCGGTGTTCGAACGCGCTGCTCCGCGACCTCGGCTACGAGTTCGTCCACCCGACGTTCCGGTCCGGCTACCGCGACGCCGTGCGCGCGTACCGAGCCGCGACCGAGTAG